One Helianthus annuus cultivar XRQ/B chromosome 12, HanXRQr2.0-SUNRISE, whole genome shotgun sequence genomic region harbors:
- the LOC110912366 gene encoding nicotinate-nucleotide pyrophosphorylase [carboxylating], chloroplastic, whose product MFGISFSQLVAPTSPLIASSRCCSRNKLVVKMTAVTNVKHEKLIESVVVKPPVHPTYDLKGVIQLALSEDAGDKGDVTCLATIPTEMEVEAYFLAKDDGIVAGIALAEMIFNEVDPTLKVEWFRKDGDNVVRGLKFGKVHGRAHSIVVAERVVLNFMQRMSGIATLTKAMADAAHPACILETRKTAPALRLVDKWAVLIGGGQNHRMGLFDMVMIKDNHISIAGGVSNALKSVDVYLKKNNLQMGVEVETRTFEEIHEVLNYASQNDTSLSRIMLDNMVVPQPDGDIDVSMLKQAVELISGKFETEASGNVTLETVHKIGQTGVTYISSGALTHSVKALDISLKIDTELALEVGRRTKRA is encoded by the exons ATGTTTGGAATTTCTTTTTCTCAATTAGTTGCACCCACTAGTCCACTTATAGCTTCTTCAAG GTGTTGCTCAAGAAACAAACTGGTAGTTAAAATGACAGCAGTTACAAATGTGAAGCATGAAAAATTAATCGAGTCGGTTGTTGTAAAGCCGCCTGTTCACCCGACTTATGATTTAAAGGGTGTTATTCAACTAGCCCTTTCTGAAGATGCTGGAGATAAAG GGGATGTGACTTGTTTGGCCACAATACCGACTGAGATGGAAGTCGAGGCGTATTTTCTGGCGAAGGATGATGGAATTGTTGCGGGGATTGCGCTTGCTGAGATGATATTTAATGAAGTTGATCCTACTTTGAAG GTGGAATGGTTTAGAAAAGATGGAGATAATGTTGTTAGAGGACTAAAGTTTGGCAAAGTGCATG GAAGGGCGCACAGTATCGTTGTTGCCGAAAGAGTTGTGCTCAACTTTATGCAGAGGATGAGTGGCATAGCCACACTCACAAAG GCCATGGCAGACGCTGCTCATCCGGCGTGCATTTTGGAAACAAGAAAGACTGCTCCGGCATTGCGTTTGGTGGATAAGTGGGCG GTACTCATAGGTGGAGGGCAGAATCACAGGATGGGTTTATTCGATATGGTGAtgataaaagacaatcatatttCCATAGCTGGAGGCGTTTCGAATGCGCTCAAATCAGTTGACGTTTATTTAAAGAAAAATAATCTCCAGATGGGTGTTGAG GTGGAGACTAGGACATTTGAAGAAATACACGAGGTCCTTAATTATGCTTCCCAAAACGATACTTCGTTAAGCCGAATAATGTTGGATAATATGGTTGTGCCTCAACCTGACGGAGACATTGATGTATCCATGCTTAAACAAGCTGTAGAGCTTATTAGTGGCAAGTTTGAGACCGAG GCATCTGGAAATGTTACTCTGGAAACAGTACACAAAATTGGGCAAACTGGAGTGACATACATATCCAG CGGGGCGCTGACTCACTCGGTGAAAGCGCTTGACATATCCCTGAAAATCGATACTGAGCTGGCGCTTGAAGTTGGAAGGCGCACAAAACGAGCATAG